From Pseudomonas arsenicoxydans:
TCAAGGCCCTGGGCATCCAGAAGGCCAGCGTGCTGGGCCACTCCACCGGAGGCATGCTCGCCACACGGTATGCGCTGCAATACCCCGATCAAGTCGAGCAACTGGCGCTGGTCAATCCCATTGGCCTGGAAGACTGGAAAGCCCTCGGCGTGCCGTATCGCAGTGTCGATCAATGGTACGAACGCGAGCTCAAACTCAGCGCTGACGGTATCCGCACCTATGAACGCAATACCTACTACGGCGGTCGCTGGAAGCCCGAGTTCGACCGCTGGGTCGACATGCTCGCCGGCCTGAACAAGGGTCCGGGACACACGAAAGTGGCGTGGAACTCGGCGCTGATCTACGACATGATCTTCACCCAGCCGGTGTACTACGAGTTCAAGGACCTGAAGATGCCCACGCTGTTGCTGATCGGCACGTCCGACACCACGGCCATCGGCAGTGATATCGCGTCACCGGAGGTCAAGGCGAAGCTCGGTCACTACGACGTTCTTGGCAAACAAGTGGCGAAGCTGATCCCGCAGTCGACCCTGGTCGAATTCCCTGGCCTGGGCCACGCGCCGCAGATGGAAGAGCCGGCGAAATTCCACCAGGCCCTGCTCGACTGGCTGAACAAAACCAATCCCGTTCGTTAAGGAGGTAAGGCTGATGGCAGTGCAGATAGCGGTGATCGATGATTGGCAGGACGTGGCCCGTGATGTGGTCGACTGGTCCGCGCTGGACAGCATCGGCGAGGTCAGCTTTGTTCATGACTATCCGGCCGACAATCAAACCCTGGCACAACGCCTGGGCGCATTCGAGGTGATCTGCGTGATGCGCGAGCGCACCCGATTCGATGCCGACCTGCTGCGCCAACTGCCCAAGCTCAAACTGCTGGTCACTGGCGGCATGCGCAATGCCGCGCTGGACCTCAAAGCCGCCGCCGAACTGGGCATTAAAGTCTGCGGCACCGACAGCTACAAACACGCGGCGCCGGAACTGACCTGGGCGTTGATCATGGCCGCGACCCGCAATCTGGTGGTCGAAGCCAATGCCTTGCGCACAGGCAAGTGGCAGCAAGGCCTGGGCGGCGACCTGCATGGTAAGACCCTGGGGATCCTCGGCCTTGGCAGCATCGGTAAACGCGTCGCCCAGTTCGGCCAGGTGTTCGGCATGCGGGTGATCGCCTGGAGCGAAAACCTCACGCCTGAACGCGCCGCAGAAGCGGGCGTGACCCATGTCAGCAAGCAGGAACTGTTCGAGCAGGCCGATGTGCTGTCGGTGCATCTGGTGCTCAGCGAGCGCAGCCGGGGATTGGTCGATGCCCAGGCGCTGGCCTGGATGAAACCTTCGGCGCTGCTGGTCAACACCGCCCGCGGACCGATTGTCGATGAAGCAGCGCTGATCAAGGCGTTGCAAAAGAACCGGCTTGCCGGGGCGGCACTGGACGTGTTCGACGTGGAACCGTTGCCCGTGAATCATCCGTTCCGAACGCTGGAAAATGTGCTGGCGACGCCGCATGTCGGTTATGTCAGCCAGCAGAACTATCATCAATTCTTTTCGCAGATGATCGAAGACATTCAGGCTTGGTCGGCGGGAGAACCGATTCGATTACTGATCTGATACCGAGTCATCGTTCTTCGCGGGCAAGCCCGCTCCCACATGAATCGCGTTCCTACTGTAAGAATGCGGTCACCTGTGGGAGCGGGCTTGCCCGCGATGGGTCCCTGAAACCCACACCATTCCCTTGATCCGCCCGCACCACAATGGTGCGACGCAACGCAAAACCCGCCCGTTTCCGTGACTTGCCAGTCCCGTTTTGACTCACTATAAAAAATAAACCTGCACTTCGTCGGTGCGTTTCCCCCTGTAAGCCGTGTGCCTTTACCCTCTTTGAACCGATTGTCGAACAATTTCGCCACTTGACCTCCCCCGCTCTAGGATCTGGCCTAGACTCATTTTCGCGAGGTAAAACCGGT
This genomic window contains:
- a CDS encoding alpha/beta fold hydrolase: MSLALSRWLPGLFLMAALPVLAHAEGPEYGPQLQGFTYPYTVKHFEFKSQGQSLQMGYMDVAAHGKPNGRSVVLMHGKNFCGATWDSSIKAMSEAGYRVIAPDQIGFCTSSKPDHYQYTFQQLATNTQQLLKALGIQKASVLGHSTGGMLATRYALQYPDQVEQLALVNPIGLEDWKALGVPYRSVDQWYERELKLSADGIRTYERNTYYGGRWKPEFDRWVDMLAGLNKGPGHTKVAWNSALIYDMIFTQPVYYEFKDLKMPTLLLIGTSDTTAIGSDIASPEVKAKLGHYDVLGKQVAKLIPQSTLVEFPGLGHAPQMEEPAKFHQALLDWLNKTNPVR
- a CDS encoding D-2-hydroxyacid dehydrogenase family protein; the protein is MAVQIAVIDDWQDVARDVVDWSALDSIGEVSFVHDYPADNQTLAQRLGAFEVICVMRERTRFDADLLRQLPKLKLLVTGGMRNAALDLKAAAELGIKVCGTDSYKHAAPELTWALIMAATRNLVVEANALRTGKWQQGLGGDLHGKTLGILGLGSIGKRVAQFGQVFGMRVIAWSENLTPERAAEAGVTHVSKQELFEQADVLSVHLVLSERSRGLVDAQALAWMKPSALLVNTARGPIVDEAALIKALQKNRLAGAALDVFDVEPLPVNHPFRTLENVLATPHVGYVSQQNYHQFFSQMIEDIQAWSAGEPIRLLI